In a genomic window of Rubripirellula tenax:
- a CDS encoding sulfatase family protein: protein MQKYVLGLVLSLGLSSACAADQPNIVYILADDLGYGDVQCLNPERGKIETPRMDRLAAQGMVFTDAHSSSAVCTPTRYGILTGRYNWRTHLQTFVLLGYSKPLIDRRRVTIADYLKSQGYNTAAIGKWHLGLDLPTSDGMPAEASGSNVDWNGIIADSPIHHGFDYFYGISASLDMPPYIYIENDRFVGECTVQKSFWKNRMGFAHADFEAVDVLPEIGRKTTDYIARQKADNPFFVYVPLTSPHSPISVAAQWQGKSGMGEYGDFVMQTDHVIGEIADAIDAAGLAKNTIFVVTSDNGCSANPSGADALQAKGHFSSAQYRGFKSDLWEGGHRVPFIVRWPNVVEPGTQSDQTICLTDLMATCSDIVGVDYPQTEGVDSVSFLPALKGMSISSTRNGVVHHSISGHFSYRQGKWKLLLAKASGGWSSPRENQAAKLDAPVAQLYDMENDPEETNNLYASRPEVGARLLELLEADVARGRSTEGASESNDVDQIKLWKSGAK from the coding sequence ATGCAAAAATACGTCCTTGGACTCGTTCTATCCCTCGGGCTCTCTTCCGCTTGCGCTGCCGATCAACCGAATATTGTCTACATACTTGCCGACGACCTCGGTTACGGCGATGTGCAGTGCCTAAATCCAGAGCGAGGCAAAATCGAGACGCCAAGAATGGATCGATTGGCCGCGCAGGGAATGGTGTTCACCGATGCCCATTCCAGTTCAGCGGTCTGCACGCCGACCCGCTATGGCATCCTAACCGGGCGCTACAATTGGCGGACGCACCTGCAAACTTTTGTGCTCTTGGGCTATAGCAAGCCGTTGATTGACAGACGTCGCGTCACAATCGCGGATTATTTGAAATCGCAGGGCTATAACACGGCCGCAATCGGGAAGTGGCATCTGGGATTGGACCTGCCCACCAGCGATGGAATGCCTGCGGAGGCGAGCGGATCGAATGTCGATTGGAATGGCATCATTGCCGACAGCCCGATCCATCATGGCTTCGACTACTTTTACGGTATCTCGGCATCGCTGGACATGCCGCCGTATATCTACATTGAAAATGACCGCTTTGTCGGTGAGTGTACGGTTCAGAAGAGCTTTTGGAAAAACCGAATGGGGTTCGCCCACGCGGACTTCGAGGCCGTAGATGTGTTGCCGGAAATTGGGCGAAAGACAACTGATTATATTGCGCGGCAAAAAGCCGACAATCCGTTCTTTGTTTATGTTCCGCTCACGTCGCCTCACTCACCCATTTCGGTTGCCGCCCAGTGGCAGGGGAAAAGTGGGATGGGGGAATATGGTGACTTCGTCATGCAGACCGACCATGTGATCGGTGAAATTGCTGATGCAATCGATGCCGCCGGGCTTGCTAAGAACACCATCTTTGTAGTCACGAGTGATAACGGATGTTCGGCGAATCCCTCGGGAGCAGATGCCCTTCAAGCGAAGGGGCACTTTTCCAGCGCCCAGTATCGGGGTTTTAAATCTGACCTTTGGGAAGGCGGACACCGCGTACCGTTTATCGTTCGCTGGCCGAACGTGGTTGAACCAGGAACGCAGAGCGATCAGACGATCTGCCTGACCGACCTGATGGCGACCTGTTCGGATATCGTTGGCGTTGACTATCCACAAACCGAGGGCGTAGACAGCGTCAGTTTTCTACCGGCCTTGAAAGGAATGTCGATCTCATCCACTCGAAATGGCGTTGTTCACCATTCGATCAGTGGACATTTCTCTTATCGTCAGGGGAAGTGGAAGCTTTTGCTCGCGAAGGCATCCGGGGGCTGGAGTTCTCCGAGAGAGAATCAAGCGGCTAAACTGGACGCGCCGGTCGCCCAGTTGTACGACATGGAAAACGATCCCGAAGAAACGAACAACCTGTATGCGAGCCGTCCGGAAGTTGGGGCGCGTTTGCTTGAGCTACTGGAGGCTGACGTTGCGCGAGGGCGCAGCACCGAGGGAGCATCTGAGAGCAACGACGTGGATCAGATCAAGCTTTGGAAATCGGGAGCGAAGTAG
- a CDS encoding polysaccharide lyase family 7 protein: protein MRFFLLLTLSFLSFQGLSHTDLYAQVPASVLDLSHFKLTLPTDQQKSGKADEIDGEELQTYVNDRLFFVDPDGDGVVFRATCGGATTKGSSYPRCELREMKNGEGERAEWSSGDAGTHEMTLKLKITKTPPVKKHVVCAQIHDAEDDVLMVRLEGEKLFVERNKSEEVMLDRKYKLGTMFDLKIQAGQGNISVWYNGKQAMNWKHSTDGCYFKAGCYTQSSEKKGDKAESFGEVVIKQLQIRYADQ, encoded by the coding sequence ATGCGATTTTTCCTGTTGCTAACACTATCATTCCTTTCGTTTCAAGGTTTGTCGCATACCGATCTCTACGCGCAGGTTCCGGCCAGCGTTTTGGATCTATCGCATTTCAAATTGACTTTGCCGACCGACCAGCAGAAGAGTGGCAAGGCAGATGAAATCGATGGGGAGGAACTGCAAACCTATGTGAATGATCGGCTATTCTTCGTTGATCCAGACGGCGACGGCGTCGTATTTCGGGCGACATGCGGAGGTGCGACGACCAAGGGATCCAGCTATCCACGCTGCGAATTGCGAGAAATGAAGAACGGCGAAGGCGAACGGGCGGAGTGGAGTTCCGGCGATGCGGGAACTCACGAAATGACACTCAAGCTAAAGATCACGAAAACGCCACCCGTCAAGAAGCACGTGGTGTGCGCACAGATTCACGACGCGGAAGACGACGTGTTGATGGTTCGCCTGGAGGGTGAGAAGCTTTTTGTCGAGCGGAACAAGTCGGAAGAAGTCATGCTTGATCGCAAATACAAGCTCGGAACGATGTTCGATCTAAAGATCCAGGCCGGCCAAGGGAACATTAGCGTCTGGTACAACGGCAAACAGGCGATGAACTGGAAACATTCCACGGACGGCTGTTACTTCAAGGCGGGTTGTTACACTCAATCCAGTGAAAAGAAGGGCGACAAAGCCGAGTCCTTCGGCGAAGTCGTTATCAAGCAGTTGCAGATCCGGTACGCCGATCAATAA
- a CDS encoding heparinase II/III domain-containing protein — translation MKTLIFVACLLTVVTAHAEEKANYQTYNGFTCDSVPKLPAKETHPSLWFRAEDVGAMRAKKDQDEQAARLWKQVAQSEYLTMELQPEPSADDEKNTIHQYYGFMSQIAKYAGFMIWMTEGETQKQKWIDRTVATLERAYDGPIYMLDPKVKSGPTDEIYLGSWLQNYASAYDWVQPFLSAQQDQAIRDRLIKQASWMGENIYEWADRPHNHLSKPAWGLGTGALTLCEEKDAHNWLGVALAASNDNTRYFFSGDGIYREGSHYMIFSWTNFLPFMVHYNNVSGVNQFKEFQPLMEWGVAVRNNMGWLPNVEDAYIRPFPAHMAASMYKDSSTFLHSSAPLAEVMMWAWNTTDMKPFDISLKETGFNWTGASWDYSLELDEYLTYDPSIKSTPPDVSPTVFLDGGQSMFRNTWTTSDPAGRYLLFQGVAEADNHHHYEHLSFSITAENQMMASDAGYSRGSYSDGARTDWYNQAVAHNVVTLKGKPPVDVVENVTPVSRYRIDTSFFDFEEKEAPYASGGKLRRAIAFPGESYFVVADIVSSPVAAEAAALLHGGRGQLEGDGNYRVWNYQDDTYGPASRLHAWTYGSAEDFQIENDMGELTYLKGDYAEFPYTKTTGTGTQQVFLQVLVPSAKGASGPQVSSVKNGVQMVVTVQDGNTTDTFLVQPTNAPAIFQDFETDATFAWIRKEGAEISKFAVREATNLTANGTVLVQSKEPRTEAKER, via the coding sequence ATGAAGACGCTCATATTTGTCGCCTGCTTGCTAACGGTCGTCACGGCACACGCCGAAGAAAAAGCAAACTATCAAACCTACAATGGTTTCACTTGCGATTCGGTTCCCAAGCTGCCGGCCAAAGAGACGCATCCGTCGCTTTGGTTCCGCGCCGAAGATGTGGGGGCAATGCGAGCTAAGAAGGATCAGGACGAACAGGCCGCGCGACTCTGGAAACAGGTCGCGCAGAGCGAATACCTGACGATGGAACTTCAACCGGAACCGTCGGCGGATGACGAGAAGAATACGATCCACCAGTACTATGGATTCATGTCTCAGATCGCCAAGTACGCCGGCTTCATGATCTGGATGACCGAGGGTGAAACCCAGAAACAGAAATGGATCGATCGCACCGTCGCCACACTTGAGCGCGCCTACGACGGTCCAATCTACATGCTGGATCCGAAGGTAAAGAGTGGACCGACCGACGAAATCTATCTCGGATCGTGGTTGCAGAACTACGCGTCTGCGTACGACTGGGTGCAGCCGTTCCTGAGCGCGCAGCAAGATCAAGCGATCCGCGATCGGTTGATCAAGCAAGCCAGTTGGATGGGTGAGAATATCTACGAATGGGCAGATCGCCCGCACAATCACTTGTCCAAACCGGCCTGGGGTCTCGGCACCGGGGCGCTCACTCTCTGTGAAGAAAAGGACGCGCACAATTGGCTTGGCGTCGCGTTGGCGGCAAGCAACGACAACACACGCTATTTCTTCAGCGGCGACGGCATCTACCGCGAAGGCTCTCACTACATGATCTTCAGCTGGACCAACTTTCTGCCCTTCATGGTCCACTACAACAACGTCTCGGGCGTCAACCAATTCAAAGAGTTCCAGCCGCTGATGGAATGGGGCGTGGCGGTCCGCAACAACATGGGCTGGTTGCCAAACGTCGAAGACGCCTACATTCGGCCGTTCCCGGCGCACATGGCGGCGTCGATGTACAAAGACAGCTCCACGTTCCTGCACAGCTCGGCACCGCTTGCCGAAGTCATGATGTGGGCCTGGAATACGACCGACATGAAGCCGTTCGACATCAGCTTGAAAGAGACCGGTTTCAATTGGACGGGCGCCAGTTGGGACTACTCGCTCGAGCTCGACGAGTATCTGACTTACGATCCATCGATCAAATCCACACCGCCAGATGTATCGCCCACGGTTTTCCTTGATGGCGGGCAAAGCATGTTTCGTAACACTTGGACCACCAGCGATCCGGCCGGACGGTATCTGCTATTCCAGGGTGTCGCCGAGGCCGACAACCATCATCATTACGAACACCTCAGCTTTAGCATCACCGCCGAAAATCAGATGATGGCCTCGGATGCCGGCTACAGCCGCGGCAGTTACTCCGACGGCGCCCGCACCGATTGGTACAACCAAGCGGTCGCCCACAACGTGGTCACACTCAAAGGCAAACCGCCAGTCGACGTTGTTGAAAACGTTACCCCGGTTTCGCGCTACCGTATCGACACTTCGTTCTTCGACTTTGAAGAGAAAGAGGCACCCTACGCGTCGGGCGGCAAGTTGCGTCGCGCGATTGCGTTTCCCGGCGAGTCGTATTTTGTTGTCGCTGACATCGTCAGTTCGCCGGTCGCGGCCGAAGCTGCCGCATTGCTGCATGGCGGTCGCGGTCAATTGGAAGGTGACGGAAACTATCGAGTCTGGAACTATCAAGACGATACGTATGGTCCGGCCTCGCGTCTGCATGCGTGGACCTATGGTTCGGCTGAAGACTTCCAGATCGAAAACGACATGGGCGAACTCACGTATCTGAAGGGTGACTACGCTGAGTTCCCGTATACCAAGACGACGGGAACTGGAACGCAACAAGTCTTTCTTCAAGTGCTCGTTCCATCGGCGAAAGGAGCCAGCGGTCCGCAGGTTTCATCCGTCAAGAACGGCGTTCAGATGGTGGTAACCGTTCAGGACGGAAACACGACCGACACGTTCCTGGTGCAACCTACGAACGCTCCAGCGATTTTTCAAGATTTTGAAACCGACGCCACGTTTGCTTGGATTCGTAAGGAAGGTGCAGAGATTTCAAAGTTCGCGGTTCGCGAAGCCACGAACCTAACGGCGAACGGAACGGTTCTGGTGCAGTCGAAAGAGCCGCGAACAGAAGCGAAAGAGCGATGA
- a CDS encoding alginate lyase family protein encodes MRSFKNVGLWYQTTLVAFCVAGFALAANGSTATGDDGIVTPVLMDGEMLAKTKLRIEKGDPELKSALDVLIAEADKALKGGPYSVTDKRKIPPSGDPHDYASYGRYWWPDPKKADGLPYIQRDGETNPDSQSPAESDRPRIEALGMHTETLGLAYFLTGKQAYAEKAAELLRVWFLDPETRMNPNMDYAQWRPGHAGGSKSGVLDGRMMARALEGSHLIAGSSALSDDERDGLKTWAGDYFHWLTTDELALAEAASENNHGTFYDAQAMYFALYCGNRDGAKKIANAVVQNRILPQIKPDGSMPEELARTRPLFYSNYNLHALFVVANLAQEVGVDVWNASDSRLRLGLDFLVPYADPSVLWPYPSIDEADRMDLFPVLLMGDRAYPGRGYRQMMETLPQDQRDVRRENLVFPLMR; translated from the coding sequence ATGAGGTCATTCAAAAATGTCGGTCTTTGGTATCAGACAACGCTGGTTGCCTTTTGCGTCGCGGGATTTGCTCTTGCCGCCAATGGTTCGACGGCAACTGGCGACGACGGCATTGTGACGCCCGTCCTGATGGATGGCGAGATGCTGGCGAAAACAAAACTGCGAATCGAGAAAGGTGATCCGGAACTGAAATCGGCGTTGGATGTACTGATTGCGGAAGCGGACAAAGCACTGAAGGGTGGTCCCTATTCAGTGACCGACAAACGAAAGATTCCACCCAGCGGCGACCCTCACGACTATGCCAGCTACGGCCGATACTGGTGGCCGGATCCCAAAAAAGCGGACGGGTTGCCCTATATCCAACGCGACGGCGAAACCAATCCGGATAGCCAGAGTCCTGCGGAGTCCGACCGACCTAGAATCGAAGCCTTGGGCATGCACACCGAGACGCTAGGACTGGCCTATTTCTTGACTGGCAAACAAGCATACGCAGAGAAAGCAGCCGAGTTGCTTCGCGTTTGGTTCCTGGATCCAGAAACCCGCATGAATCCCAACATGGATTATGCCCAGTGGCGACCCGGACATGCTGGCGGCAGCAAGTCCGGCGTCCTGGATGGTCGCATGATGGCTCGAGCCTTGGAAGGATCACATCTGATTGCTGGCTCGTCGGCGCTAAGCGATGATGAGCGGGACGGGTTGAAAACTTGGGCTGGTGATTACTTTCACTGGTTGACGACCGATGAGTTGGCGCTGGCCGAGGCAGCCTCGGAGAACAATCACGGCACGTTTTACGATGCGCAGGCCATGTACTTTGCCCTGTATTGTGGCAATCGGGATGGAGCCAAGAAGATTGCGAATGCAGTCGTTCAAAATCGCATTCTTCCGCAAATCAAGCCCGACGGTTCCATGCCGGAAGAGCTGGCCCGCACACGTCCGCTGTTCTACAGCAATTACAACCTGCATGCCTTGTTCGTCGTTGCGAATCTTGCCCAAGAGGTCGGCGTCGACGTTTGGAATGCCAGTGATTCGCGATTGCGGCTTGGCCTCGACTTCTTGGTCCCTTATGCCGATCCCAGCGTGTTGTGGCCGTATCCGTCAATTGACGAAGCCGACCGGATGGACTTATTTCCCGTCCTTTTGATGGGCGACCGAGCTTACCCCGGCCGAGGCTATCGGCAAATGATGGAAACACTGCCTCAGGATCAACGGGACGTTCGACGCGAAAACTTGGTGTTTCCGCTGATGCGATGA
- a CDS encoding SDR family NAD(P)-dependent oxidoreductase gives MSNKLDGKRALVTAGVQGIGMAISRALLAEGCIVAVHYFSSAEAANGLKAEFGERVKAFQADLTDPAQAKQMVDQAVDAMGGLEILVNNAGSLVERRLLDEVDMDFWQTVIDVNVTSMMNVTRFAAPALRKANGASVVNLASLAGRKGGHSGSLIYSTAKGAVLTMTRALSGELGPSGVRVNALAPGLILDTSFHNTHTTKASADATIAQIPLGRAGTANDVAHAAVFLAEQFDGFVTGSTLDINGGVYCA, from the coding sequence ATGAGCAACAAGCTAGACGGAAAACGTGCGCTGGTTACCGCTGGCGTTCAGGGAATCGGAATGGCGATCAGTCGCGCACTGTTGGCCGAAGGTTGCATCGTCGCGGTGCATTACTTTTCGTCAGCCGAAGCCGCGAACGGGCTTAAAGCGGAATTCGGCGAACGGGTAAAGGCTTTTCAAGCCGACCTGACCGATCCAGCTCAAGCCAAGCAGATGGTTGATCAGGCAGTCGACGCAATGGGCGGACTCGAGATTCTTGTCAATAACGCCGGCTCGCTAGTGGAGCGCCGATTGCTTGACGAAGTCGACATGGACTTCTGGCAGACGGTCATTGACGTGAACGTGACATCGATGATGAATGTCACAAGGTTCGCCGCACCTGCATTGCGAAAAGCGAACGGCGCGAGCGTCGTCAATCTCGCTTCGCTGGCGGGTCGCAAGGGTGGGCATTCCGGGTCGCTGATCTACTCGACCGCCAAAGGCGCGGTACTCACGATGACTCGCGCATTGTCGGGCGAACTTGGCCCCAGCGGCGTCCGCGTCAACGCGCTGGCACCGGGACTGATTCTGGACACCAGTTTTCATAACACCCATACGACGAAGGCATCAGCCGACGCCACTATCGCGCAAATTCCGCTCGGGCGGGCGGGAACGGCCAACGACGTCGCTCATGCAGCAGTCTTCTTGGCCGAGCAATTCGACGGTTTTGTTACCGGATCAACGCTCGACATCAACGGTGGAGTTTATTGCGCATGA